Proteins encoded together in one Nostoc sp. PCC 7524 window:
- a CDS encoding type 1 glutamine amidotransferase has product MKQLDLTIGWLYPTLMSTYGDRGNVITIERRAQWQGYSVKVLPLDQNATADDIKSVDVIVGGGAQDRQQEIVMRDLQGAKAAAIREKIENGTPGVFTCGSPQLLGHYYEPGLGQRIEGLGILDLVSVHPGENTKRCIGNLVIEVTASRLAKDLEEMTGSKPYLVGFENHGGRTKLGKVEALGKVVYGLGNNGEDGTEGAFYQNAIATYSHGPLLPKNPFVADWLIQTALRLKYQQPITLKPLNDDLAAQAREAMFKKLKVNLPNTTVAKV; this is encoded by the coding sequence ATGAAACAATTAGACTTAACAATAGGTTGGCTATATCCTACACTGATGAGTACCTATGGCGATCGCGGTAATGTGATTACTATAGAACGTCGCGCTCAATGGCAGGGATACAGCGTTAAAGTATTACCCCTCGACCAAAACGCTACAGCAGATGATATTAAGTCTGTAGATGTCATAGTTGGTGGTGGCGCACAAGACAGGCAGCAAGAAATTGTCATGCGTGATTTGCAAGGCGCAAAAGCCGCAGCCATCCGCGAGAAAATCGAAAACGGTACACCAGGAGTCTTTACTTGTGGTTCACCCCAACTCTTAGGACACTATTACGAACCAGGATTGGGACAGCGTATTGAAGGTTTAGGAATTCTCGATTTAGTCTCCGTCCATCCCGGCGAAAATACCAAGCGTTGCATCGGTAACTTAGTCATAGAAGTGACAGCCAGCCGACTAGCAAAAGATTTAGAAGAGATGACTGGAAGCAAACCCTATCTAGTAGGTTTTGAAAATCACGGTGGACGCACGAAACTAGGTAAAGTCGAAGCCTTGGGCAAAGTCGTCTATGGCTTAGGTAATAACGGTGAAGATGGTACAGAAGGCGCATTTTATCAAAATGCCATAGCAACTTATTCCCACGGGCCATTATTACCCAAAAATCCCTTCGTTGCCGACTGGTTAATTCAAACAGCACTGCGGTTAAAGTATCAGCAGCCAATTACTCTCAAACCATTAAATGATGATTTAGCCGCACAAGCCAGAGAAGCTATGTTTAAAAAGTTAAAAGTTAATCTGCCGAATACTACTGTGGCTAAAGTTTAA
- a CDS encoding thylakoid membrane photosystem I accumulation factor: protein MISIKFPFLHKKNADWRRLVSKCLLLLTCLFIVSTQPALAGINDDIYDGNMFVVYAGNGSLVPPKITLAQSLAEHRPTVLAFYLDDSRDCKQYAIVISRVQEFYGQVAEIMPINVDTIPAKNSYDPTEPGYYYTGGVPQVVVFDQSGKVVLNKQGQVPYEEIDDRLREVFDLLPRTESVQLRRRSFNEFSSELAK from the coding sequence ATGATTAGTATCAAGTTTCCTTTTTTACATAAAAAAAATGCTGACTGGCGGCGGTTGGTTTCCAAATGCCTGTTGTTGCTGACTTGTTTGTTTATTGTTAGTACACAGCCAGCTTTAGCAGGTATTAACGATGACATTTATGATGGGAATATGTTTGTGGTTTACGCTGGTAATGGTTCGTTAGTACCGCCTAAAATCACCCTAGCGCAATCTTTAGCCGAACATAGACCGACAGTGTTGGCTTTTTATTTGGATGATAGCCGTGATTGTAAACAGTATGCGATCGTGATTTCACGAGTACAGGAATTTTACGGTCAAGTAGCTGAGATTATGCCGATTAATGTTGATACCATTCCAGCCAAAAACAGCTACGACCCCACAGAACCAGGATATTACTATACTGGAGGTGTGCCTCAAGTTGTAGTGTTTGATCAATCAGGTAAGGTAGTTTTAAATAAACAGGGTCAAGTACCCTATGAAGAGATCGATGACAGATTGCGAGAAGTGTTTGATTTACTACCTCGTACCGAATCAGTACAGTTAAGGCGGCGATCGTTCAATGAGTTCAGTAGTGAGTTAGCTAAATAA
- a CDS encoding DUF4347 domain-containing protein, which produces MFTTNNSNDKLSQAVTEGSTNRGILFMDGAVENYSSLVTGVLPGFEVIILDSTQDGVEQITQVLSQRQGIDSVHIVSHGSCGSVQLGTANLSWDTLSFYASQLQSWQNALTDAAQILLYGCNVAAGAVGKAFVQRLSELTSSVVAASDDLTGNAALGGDWELEVQTGCDAVTLAFSQASIEAYEGVLNSQPYLVTDINLGNFFSPNYLTNVNGTLYFEAYTPTYGRELYRLDNTTGNAVRLTDINPGARNSSPYNLTNINGTLYFVAENRTYGRELYRLDNTTGNAVRLIDINPGAGSSRPEALRYINGTLYFEAYTSTYGRELYRLDNTTGNAVRITDINPGAGDSNPYELTEINGVLYFRAYTSTYIYDLYRLDNTTGKAVRVTDSNTGDGLSFSQELTNINGTLYFTAVNTLDSYRNFKLYRIDNTTGNAVVIDINAGANSSDPYRLTNINGTLYFTTSYGIYRIDNSTGNPVPVTDNNFGNVSAAPYQLIYINGTVYFRAYNFTYGHELYRVDNSTGKAVLVTDINPGVESSHPDTLTNINGTLYFTASTPTFGRELYRVDNSTGKAVLVTDINPGVESSHIDNLTNINGTLYFTASTPTFGRELYRVDNSTGKAVRITDINPGAGDSYPGYLTYFNGILYFRASDSTLAYQLWALPIEAANQNEITGTSASETLNGTANPDIIYALEGDDKLYGFVGNDTLYGGTGNDWLDGGAGADEMIGGSGNDIYFVDNPQDTIIEDANGGIDAVISTISWELGNHLENLTLTGNNTINGTGNSGNNVLIGNSAANILSGGDGNDWLSGGAGNDTLYGETGNDTLYGGTGNDWLDGGAGADEKIGGSGNDIYFVDNPQDTIIEEANGGIDAVISSISWQLGNHLENLTLTGSNAINGTGNGGNNVIIGNSAANILSGENGNDWLSGLGGNDRLLGGNGNDTLDGGTGDDWLDGGAGADEMIGGSGNDIYFVDNPQDTIVEYANGGTDAVISSISWQLGNHLENLTLTGSNAINGTGNGGNNVIIGNSAANILSGENGNDWLSGLGGNDRLVGGHGNDTLDGGTGDDTLIGGRGLDDLIGGAGKDSFQLSLPVVGDFDTIADFSVADDKILISKAEFGLTQALGVLDASVFRLGTSAVTAGDRFIYDQSTGNLFFDTDGLGGNTQVQIARLSNQAVLNNTHITVIA; this is translated from the coding sequence ATGTTTACAACAAATAATTCCAATGACAAACTATCTCAGGCAGTCACTGAAGGTAGTACAAACCGTGGCATTTTGTTTATGGATGGGGCAGTAGAAAATTACTCCAGTTTAGTAACAGGAGTCTTACCAGGATTTGAGGTGATTATCCTTGATTCTACACAGGATGGAGTAGAGCAAATTACTCAAGTATTGTCACAGCGTCAGGGAATTGACAGCGTTCACATCGTCTCACATGGCAGTTGTGGCAGCGTGCAGTTAGGAACGGCTAACCTCAGTTGGGATACCCTGTCTTTCTACGCCAGTCAACTGCAAAGTTGGCAAAATGCCCTCACAGATGCAGCGCAAATCTTGTTATATGGTTGCAATGTAGCAGCCGGTGCAGTTGGTAAAGCATTTGTACAGAGGTTGAGTGAACTAACCTCTAGTGTAGTCGCTGCTTCGGATGACTTGACTGGCAATGCGGCGTTGGGTGGTGACTGGGAGTTAGAAGTGCAGACTGGTTGTGATGCTGTGACATTGGCATTTAGTCAAGCCAGCATAGAGGCTTATGAGGGAGTATTGAATTCTCAACCATACTTAGTAACCGATATCAATCTTGGTAATTTTTTCTCTCCCAACTATTTGACCAATGTTAATGGCACACTCTACTTTGAGGCATATACCCCCACCTACGGTAGAGAACTATATCGCTTAGACAACACCACAGGCAATGCTGTACGCCTGACTGATATTAATCCTGGTGCACGAAATTCCAGTCCCTACAACCTGACCAACATCAATGGCACACTCTACTTTGTGGCAGAAAACCGTACCTATGGTAGAGAGTTATATCGGTTAGACAATACCACAGGCAATGCTGTACGCCTGATTGATATTAATCCTGGTGCGGGAAGTTCTCGTCCCGAAGCTTTGAGATACATCAATGGCACACTCTACTTTGAGGCATATACCTCCACCTACGGTAGAGAATTATATCGATTAGACAACACCACAGGCAATGCTGTACGCATTACTGATATCAATCCGGGTGCAGGGGATTCCAATCCCTACGAGCTGACTGAAATCAATGGCGTACTCTACTTTAGAGCATATACCTCCACCTACATCTATGACTTATATCGGCTAGACAATACCACAGGTAAAGCTGTACGCGTTACTGATAGCAATACTGGTGATGGGTTGTCCTTTTCCCAAGAGCTGACCAACATCAATGGTACACTCTACTTTACAGCAGTAAATACACTAGATTCCTATCGTAATTTTAAGTTATATCGAATAGACAACACTACAGGCAATGCAGTCGTTATTGATATCAATGCTGGTGCTAACTCTTCCGATCCCTATCGGCTGACCAATATCAATGGCACACTGTACTTTACGACATCTTATGGCATATATCGAATAGACAACAGCACAGGCAATCCTGTACCTGTTACTGATAACAATTTTGGTAATGTGTCTGCCGCTCCCTACCAGCTGATCTACATTAATGGCACAGTCTACTTTAGGGCATATAACTTCACCTATGGCCATGAGTTATATCGAGTAGACAACTCCACAGGTAAAGCTGTACTTGTCACTGATATCAATCCTGGTGTTGAGTCTTCCCATCCCGACACCCTGACGAATATCAATGGCACACTCTACTTTACAGCATCTACCCCCACTTTTGGTAGAGAGTTATATCGAGTAGACAATTCCACAGGTAAGGCTGTACTCGTCACTGATATCAATCCTGGTGTTGAGTCTTCCCATATCGACAACCTGACGAACATCAATGGCACACTCTACTTTACGGCATCTACCCCCACTTTTGGTAGAGAGTTATATCGAGTAGACAACTCCACAGGTAAGGCTGTACGCATTACTGATATCAATCCGGGTGCAGGGGATTCCTATCCCGGCTACCTGACCTACTTCAATGGCATACTCTACTTTAGAGCATCTGACTCTACTCTTGCCTATCAATTGTGGGCTTTACCAATTGAGGCTGCCAATCAGAACGAAATTACAGGCACATCAGCATCAGAAACCCTCAACGGTACTGCCAATCCAGATATTATCTATGCTTTAGAAGGCGATGACAAGTTGTATGGCTTTGTAGGAAATGATACCCTGTATGGCGGCACTGGTAACGATTGGCTAGATGGTGGTGCTGGCGCAGACGAGATGATTGGCGGTAGTGGCAATGATATTTACTTTGTAGACAATCCACAAGACACCATCATCGAAGATGCAAATGGCGGCATAGATGCAGTTATCTCTACTATCAGTTGGGAATTGGGCAATCACCTAGAGAATTTAACACTCACAGGCAACAATACTATTAACGGTACTGGTAATAGTGGTAATAATGTCCTGATTGGTAACTCCGCAGCCAATATTTTGTCAGGTGGTGATGGCAATGATTGGCTTTCTGGTGGTGCGGGAAATGATACCTTGTATGGGGAAACTGGTAATGACACCCTGTATGGTGGCACTGGTAACGATTGGCTCGATGGTGGTGCTGGTGCAGACGAGAAGATTGGCGGTAGTGGCAATGATATTTACTTTGTAGACAATCCACAAGACACCATCATTGAAGAGGCAAATGGTGGCATAGATGCAGTTATCTCTAGTATTAGTTGGCAATTAGGCAATCACCTAGAGAATTTAACACTCACAGGCAGCAATGCGATTAACGGTACTGGTAACGGTGGCAATAATGTCATCATTGGTAACTCGGCAGCCAATATTTTGTCAGGCGAGAATGGCAACGATTGGCTGTCTGGGTTGGGTGGAAACGATCGCCTGTTGGGTGGCAATGGTAATGATACTCTCGATGGTGGTACTGGTGACGATTGGCTCGATGGTGGTGCTGGTGCAGACGAGATGATTGGCGGTAGTGGCAATGATATTTACTTTGTAGACAATCCACAAGACACCATCGTTGAATATGCAAATGGTGGTACAGATGCAGTTATCTCTAGTATTAGTTGGCAATTAGGCAATCACCTAGAGAATTTAACACTCACAGGCAGCAATGCGATTAACGGTACTGGTAACGGTGGCAATAATGTCATCATTGGTAACTCGGCAGCCAATATTTTGTCAGGCGAGAATGGCAACGATTGGCTTTCAGGGCTAGGCGGAAACGATCGCCTCGTTGGTGGCCATGGTAATGATACTCTCGATGGTGGTACTGGTGACGATACACTCATCGGTGGTAGAGGTTTAGATGATTTAATTGGTGGTGCTGGCAAGGATAGTTTCCAATTAAGTCTGCCTGTGGTGGGTGATTTTGATACCATTGCTGACTTCAGTGTTGCCGATGACAAAATCCTCATTTCTAAAGCGGAGTTTGGTTTAACTCAAGCTTTGGGTGTACTGGATGCGAGTGTATTCCGCCTGGGTACAAGTGCGGTCACAGCAGGCGATCGCTTCATCTATGACCAATCTACAGGTAATTTGTTCTTTGATACCGATGGGTTAGGTGGTAACACACAAGTTCAGATTGCCCGACTCTCCAATCAAGCTGTCCTGAACAATACCCACATTACCGTAATTGCATAG
- a CDS encoding Mur ligase family protein, translated as MDVGNKIKLIDRLRLGFAVLVAKSVTFGVRSLRLGAASVLPGSIARRIEPRLLELLSQQVKNGVIIIAGTNGKTTTSLLLRTILENQGYRVSHNSTGANLENGLMTALIESTNLVGTLDVDYAILEVDENIVPKVLKPLQPRIILCLNLFRDQLDRYGEVDTISKRWTKVISTLPPETVVIPNADDPTLSHLGQQLPQKVLFFGLNEPEHYLEAIPHAVDSIYCPRCGHSLDYQGVYLSHLGDFTCPSCGFSKSQPALESSEWQQILVGLYNKYNTLAAATAAKELGVNESTIRDTINNFQAAFGRAEDLVIDGKRVRILLSKNPVGTNETIRVVTQSTDKTTLMVLNDRTPDGTDVSWIWDVDTEKLVERGGTLVVSGDRVYDMALRLRYSEKSPESNINLIVEEDLRQAIATALEHTPPDETLHILPTYSAMLEVREVLTGRKIL; from the coding sequence ATGGATGTGGGTAATAAGATAAAACTTATAGATAGACTACGTTTGGGGTTTGCGGTGTTGGTGGCGAAAAGCGTCACCTTTGGGGTGCGATCGCTGCGTCTGGGTGCTGCTAGTGTATTACCAGGGTCAATCGCTCGTCGTATTGAACCTAGGCTGTTAGAATTGTTGAGCCAGCAAGTCAAAAACGGGGTGATTATCATTGCTGGGACTAACGGCAAAACTACCACTTCGCTGTTGTTACGCACGATATTAGAAAATCAAGGCTACCGCGTCTCTCATAACTCCACAGGTGCAAATCTGGAAAATGGCTTGATGACAGCGTTGATAGAAAGCACCAACTTGGTGGGGACGCTAGATGTTGATTATGCGATTTTGGAAGTAGACGAGAATATTGTTCCCAAGGTATTAAAACCACTCCAGCCGCGAATTATCCTGTGTTTAAACCTCTTTCGGGATCAACTTGATAGATACGGCGAAGTAGACACCATCAGCAAGCGGTGGACAAAAGTTATCTCGACTCTCCCACCAGAAACAGTTGTCATTCCTAATGCTGATGACCCCACTTTATCCCATCTTGGTCAACAGCTACCCCAAAAAGTCTTATTCTTTGGTTTAAATGAACCAGAACATTATTTAGAAGCCATTCCTCACGCCGTTGATTCTATATATTGCCCTCGCTGTGGACATTCCTTAGATTACCAAGGTGTATATTTATCTCATTTAGGAGATTTTACTTGTCCTAGTTGTGGATTTAGTAAGAGTCAACCAGCCTTAGAAAGTAGTGAATGGCAACAGATTTTAGTTGGTTTATACAACAAATACAACACTTTAGCCGCAGCCACAGCCGCTAAAGAATTAGGAGTTAATGAAAGTACAATTAGAGATACTATTAATAACTTTCAAGCTGCTTTTGGACGGGCTGAAGATTTAGTCATTGATGGTAAACGAGTCAGAATTTTATTATCAAAAAATCCAGTGGGGACGAATGAAACAATTCGCGTCGTCACCCAAAGCACTGATAAAACTACATTAATGGTATTAAACGATCGCACACCCGACGGCACAGATGTATCCTGGATTTGGGACGTAGATACAGAAAAATTAGTGGAACGTGGTGGGACTTTAGTAGTAAGTGGCGATCGCGTCTATGATATGGCCTTACGTCTGCGTTACAGCGAAAAATCACCGGAGAGTAACATAAATTTAATTGTCGAAGAAGATTTACGTCAAGCGATCGCCACCGCCTTAGAACATACACCACCAGATGAAACTCTGCACATTCTCCCCACCTACTCAGCCATGCTAGAAGTGCGAGAAGTTCTCACAGGAAGGAAAATTCTTTAA